A genomic segment from Corylus avellana chromosome ca5, CavTom2PMs-1.0 encodes:
- the LOC132182847 gene encoding F-box protein PP2-A13-like: MGAGFSGFLAESNGGSPPTKPSLGDLPENCVSSILMHLDPPEICKLARLNRAFRAASWADFVWESKLPSNYMFLVNKLLHQDPQNLSKKGIYARLCQPNPFDDATKEVWLDKISGKLFISISSKALRITGIDDRRYWNFIPTEESRFHTIAYLQQIWWVQIVGEIELEFPEGKYGVFFRLQLGKASKRFGRRVCNFDQVHGWDIKPVRFQMSVSNGQRAISECYLHEAGSWEHYHVGDFVVDNPNTTTKINFSMIQIDCTHTKGGLCVDSVLICPS; encoded by the exons ATGGGGGCCGGTTTCTCTGGGTTTCTGGCAGAGAGTAATGGAGGCTCTCCTCCAACGAAACCCAGTCTTGGTGACCTGCCGGAGAACTGTGTCTCCTCCATTCTCATGCACTTGGATCCGCCGGAGATCTGTAAATTGGCACGCTTGAACAGGGCTTTCCGTGCCGCCTCTTGGGCTGATTTTGTTTGGGAGTCCAAGTTGCCTTCAAATTACATGTTTCTTGTTAATAAACTTCTTCATCAAGACCCCCAGAACTTGTCTAAGAAGGGGATTTATGCAAGATTGTGTCAACCCAATCCCTTTGATGATGCCACAAag gaAGTGTGGTTGGACAAGATCAGCGGCAagctttttatttcaatttcgTCCAAGGCATTGAGGATAACGGGGATAGATGATCGGAGATACTGGAATTTCATTCCAACTGAGGAATCCAG ATTTCACACAATCGCATATCTTCAACAAATTTGGTGGGTTCAAATAGTTGGCGAGATAGAGTTGGAATTTCCAGAGGGGAAATATGGTGTGTTCTTCAGGCTTCAGCTTGGCAAAGCCTCCAAAAGATTTGGTCGTAGGGTTTGTAACTTTGATCAAGTGCATGGGTGGGACATCAAACCTGTCCGGTTCCAGATGTCAGTATCCAACGGTCAGCGTGCGATTTCAGAATGTTATTTGCATGAAGCAGGGAGTTGGGAACATTACCATGTGGGTGACTTCGTTGTCGACAACCCTAACACGACCACCAAGATCAACTTTTCAATGATCCAGATTGATTGCACGCACACCAAAGGTGGTCTCTGTGTAGACTCCGTGTTAATATGTCCGAGCTAG